The following are from one region of the Phycisphaeraceae bacterium genome:
- a CDS encoding DUF1570 domain-containing protein, which yields MRWKNTFALLLVTLLSLAALETGASAQSGRDRAVRPGGGGGGAGPGGGDTARAAALRSFRTRHYEVFTDLPESEARPFAQHMDLVYSEYAKRLKAFPQRDSKLVRLYLFSSEEQYLLGLAGKGFNALNTAGIFFRTFDETGLAIFVRGYERRRMLQTLQHEGFHQFAHQRIGDTMPMWANEGLAEYFGEGLLLGRTMQTGLAPASRILRVREAIDSGNIFSFEEMLTMTNAQWNARVSSGDRRAAVMYDQAWSMAHFLVHADRGRYAGPFEQYLMALGQGKTPEQAFEQAFKTKDFKAFERLWTRYMSETIEPDPVSTAEERLGFMAEGIRLLHTQRVEIGSVGAVQEELKRRGFRMTRTSHSVVQEYHASDDDLFRAPKPENARASSSIELVRSRDRSMPPGVLVKGLRVTVELVWDRGPDGEPVPDVIFY from the coding sequence ATGCGCTGGAAGAACACATTCGCTCTTTTGCTGGTGACGCTGCTGAGTCTTGCGGCGCTGGAGACCGGCGCGTCGGCCCAGAGCGGGCGTGATCGCGCGGTTCGTCCAGGCGGGGGCGGGGGTGGGGCCGGGCCCGGGGGCGGGGACACGGCGCGTGCCGCGGCGCTGCGCAGCTTCCGGACAAGGCACTACGAGGTCTTCACGGATCTGCCCGAGTCCGAGGCGCGACCGTTCGCGCAGCACATGGACCTGGTGTACAGCGAGTACGCGAAGCGGCTGAAGGCGTTCCCCCAGCGCGACTCGAAGCTGGTTCGCCTGTACCTCTTCAGCAGCGAGGAGCAGTACCTGCTCGGTCTCGCAGGGAAAGGGTTCAACGCGCTGAACACCGCGGGGATCTTCTTCCGGACCTTCGACGAGACGGGGCTGGCGATCTTTGTGCGCGGGTACGAGCGTCGGCGCATGCTGCAGACGCTGCAGCACGAGGGCTTCCACCAGTTCGCGCACCAGCGCATCGGCGACACGATGCCGATGTGGGCCAACGAGGGGCTGGCGGAGTATTTCGGCGAGGGGCTGCTGCTCGGTCGCACGATGCAGACCGGGCTTGCGCCGGCGTCTCGCATCCTGCGAGTGCGCGAGGCGATCGACAGCGGCAACATCTTCTCGTTCGAGGAGATGCTGACCATGACCAACGCCCAGTGGAACGCGCGGGTGAGCTCTGGCGACAGGCGTGCGGCGGTGATGTACGACCAGGCGTGGTCGATGGCGCACTTCCTCGTGCACGCCGACCGGGGGCGGTACGCCGGGCCCTTCGAGCAGTACCTGATGGCGCTCGGGCAGGGCAAGACGCCAGAGCAGGCCTTCGAGCAGGCGTTCAAAACAAAGGATTTCAAGGCGTTCGAGCGCCTGTGGACGCGGTACATGTCCGAGACGATCGAGCCGGACCCGGTCTCGACGGCCGAGGAGCGGCTCGGGTTCATGGCCGAGGGCATCCGTCTGCTGCACACGCAGCGGGTCGAGATCGGCTCGGTGGGCGCGGTGCAGGAAGAGCTGAAACGGCGCGGGTTCCGCATGACGCGCACCTCGCACTCGGTGGTGCAGGAGTACCACGCGAGCGACGACGATCTGTTCCGCGCGCCCAAACCCGAGAACGCGCGCGCGTCGTCGTCGATCGAGCTGGTGCGCTCGCGCGATCGCTCGATGCCCCCGGGCGTGCTCGTCAAGGGGCTGCGAGTCACCGTTGAACTGGTCTGGGACCGGGGCCCCGACGGCGAGCCCGTCCCCGATGTGATCTTCTATTGA
- the alaS gene encoding alanine--tRNA ligase yields the protein MSAHPFSVNAVRQQFIDFFVEKHAHRFVPSSPVVPHNDPTLLFTNAGMNQFKPIFLGQVEPGSDFVGLKRAANSQKCIRAGGKHNDLEDVGRDTYHHTFFEMLGNWSFGDYFKAEAIEWAWELLTKVWKLDPERLYASYFKGNKEMGLDPDREAFDLWKRYLPESRILPFGMKDNFWEMGETGPCGPCSEIHYDGRSDEERRRDPGYRYVNADDPRVIEIWNLVFIQFNRTETALRPLPAKHVDTGMGLERITRVLQGAQSNYDTDAFTPLFDAAQRVTGAPKYEGSLEGARDIAYRVVADHIRTLTFALTDGAVPSNEGRGYVLRRILRRAVVQGTQHLGAKPGFLASLVPTVVEHMGHAFPELKKNPDRVASLIREEEESFGRTLDRGIAMFNDAATRAGGSKRVSAGDAFMLHDTYGFPIDLTQVMARERGMSVDTEGYEKLMEEARERSRAGGKAEGVKEIALSGEETAKLAHLRVKPTDDSFKYEIKPLRATVRAIWNGEDFDEDIVASGTSLEDRFGIVLDKTNFYAESGGQVGDHGEIRKPGSPNTRFDVDETRAFGGYVLHIGRLHGGQIKVGDTVELTVDEDRRLPTMANHTATHLLNLALRRVVGDEVDQKGSLVAPDRLRFDFSCAHALTEEQVERVEEIVREQIVRDLKVHTGVAPLADAKTIRGLRAVFGEKYPDPVRVVSIGASMIDLLSEPENPRWQELSIEFCGGSHLAHTGQARAFAVLSEEAVAKGVRRVIGVTGVEAEAAIEAGHRVVERANAAMKVGEATLAEEVAELQGQLEALSLPYVLRRRAQHAIAQAQDRLKSVRKKEAAAGREGAVDAARALAQSEDGPVIVGLIPAGSDREALLAAMDAVRSKRPEAAVLLVSADDAEGKVSIVAQVPETLVKRGLKAGDWVREASAAVGGKGGGRPDAAQGGGTDPSKSLDAVANARTFAASKVS from the coding sequence ATGTCCGCGCATCCATTCTCGGTCAACGCCGTCCGCCAGCAGTTCATCGACTTCTTCGTCGAGAAGCACGCCCACCGCTTCGTGCCCTCGTCGCCGGTCGTGCCGCACAACGACCCGACGCTGCTGTTCACCAACGCCGGCATGAACCAGTTCAAGCCGATCTTCCTCGGGCAGGTCGAGCCGGGTTCGGACTTTGTCGGGCTGAAGCGGGCGGCGAACAGCCAGAAGTGCATCCGCGCCGGCGGCAAGCACAACGACCTCGAGGATGTCGGGCGCGACACCTATCACCACACCTTCTTCGAGATGCTGGGCAACTGGTCGTTCGGCGACTACTTCAAGGCCGAGGCGATCGAGTGGGCGTGGGAGCTGCTCACGAAGGTGTGGAAACTCGACCCGGAGCGCCTCTACGCGAGTTACTTCAAGGGCAACAAGGAGATGGGGCTCGACCCCGACCGCGAGGCGTTCGACCTGTGGAAGCGCTACCTGCCCGAGTCGCGCATCCTGCCCTTCGGCATGAAGGACAACTTCTGGGAGATGGGCGAGACCGGCCCCTGCGGCCCGTGCTCGGAGATCCACTACGACGGGCGGTCCGACGAGGAGCGCAGGCGCGACCCCGGCTATCGCTATGTGAACGCCGACGACCCGCGCGTCATCGAGATCTGGAACCTTGTGTTCATCCAGTTCAACCGCACCGAGACCGCGCTGCGCCCGCTGCCGGCCAAGCACGTCGATACGGGCATGGGGCTGGAGCGCATCACGCGCGTGCTGCAGGGCGCGCAGAGCAACTACGACACCGACGCGTTCACGCCGCTGTTCGACGCGGCGCAGCGCGTCACGGGCGCGCCGAAGTACGAGGGGAGTCTCGAGGGCGCACGCGACATCGCGTACCGCGTCGTGGCGGACCACATCCGCACGCTGACCTTCGCGCTGACCGACGGCGCGGTCCCCAGCAACGAGGGTCGCGGGTATGTGCTGCGCCGCATCCTCCGGCGCGCCGTCGTGCAGGGCACGCAGCACCTGGGCGCGAAGCCGGGCTTCCTGGCGAGCCTCGTGCCCACGGTCGTCGAGCACATGGGGCACGCGTTCCCGGAGCTGAAGAAGAACCCCGATCGCGTGGCGTCGCTCATCCGCGAGGAGGAAGAGAGTTTCGGGAGGACGCTGGATCGCGGCATCGCGATGTTCAACGACGCGGCGACGCGCGCGGGCGGGTCGAAGCGTGTCAGCGCCGGCGACGCCTTCATGCTCCACGATACCTACGGCTTCCCCATCGACCTCACGCAGGTGATGGCGCGTGAGCGCGGCATGTCGGTGGACACCGAGGGCTACGAGAAACTGATGGAGGAGGCGCGCGAGCGCAGCCGCGCCGGGGGCAAGGCGGAGGGCGTGAAGGAGATCGCGCTGTCGGGCGAGGAGACCGCGAAACTCGCGCACCTTCGCGTGAAGCCGACGGACGACTCGTTCAAGTACGAGATCAAGCCGCTGCGCGCGACCGTGCGCGCGATCTGGAACGGCGAGGACTTCGACGAGGACATCGTCGCCAGCGGCACGAGTCTGGAGGACCGCTTCGGGATCGTGCTGGACAAGACCAACTTCTACGCCGAGAGCGGCGGGCAGGTCGGCGATCACGGCGAGATCCGCAAGCCCGGCTCGCCGAACACGCGGTTCGATGTCGACGAGACCAGGGCCTTCGGCGGGTATGTGCTGCACATCGGTCGCCTGCACGGCGGGCAGATCAAGGTCGGCGACACGGTCGAACTGACGGTCGACGAGGACCGGCGCCTGCCCACGATGGCGAACCACACCGCGACGCACCTGCTCAATCTCGCGCTGCGACGGGTGGTGGGCGACGAGGTGGACCAGAAGGGATCGCTCGTCGCGCCGGACCGGCTGCGTTTCGACTTCTCGTGCGCGCACGCGCTGACCGAGGAGCAGGTCGAGCGCGTCGAAGAGATCGTGCGCGAGCAGATCGTGCGCGACCTGAAGGTGCACACCGGCGTGGCGCCGCTGGCCGACGCGAAGACGATCCGCGGGCTGCGCGCCGTGTTCGGCGAGAAGTACCCCGACCCCGTGCGCGTCGTGAGCATCGGCGCGAGCATGATCGACCTGCTCAGCGAGCCGGAGAACCCGCGCTGGCAGGAGCTCTCGATCGAGTTCTGCGGCGGGTCGCACCTGGCGCACACCGGTCAGGCACGCGCCTTCGCGGTGCTGAGCGAGGAGGCGGTCGCGAAGGGCGTGCGCCGCGTGATCGGCGTGACCGGCGTCGAGGCGGAGGCGGCGATCGAGGCGGGGCACCGCGTCGTGGAGCGCGCGAACGCGGCGATGAAGGTGGGCGAAGCGACTCTCGCCGAAGAGGTCGCGGAGCTGCAGGGTCAGCTCGAGGCGCTGTCGCTGCCGTATGTGCTGCGACGGAGGGCGCAGCACGCGATCGCGCAGGCGCAGGACCGTCTGAAGAGCGTGCGCAAGAAAGAGGCGGCGGCCGGGCGCGAGGGCGCTGTCGACGCGGCGCGCGCGCTGGCGCAGAGCGAGGATGGTCCGGTCATCGTCGGGCTGATCCCGGCGGGGAGCGACCGCGAGGCGCTGCTGGCGGCGATGGACGCGGTCCGATCAAAGCGACCCGAGGCGGCGGTGCTGCTCGTCAGCGCCGACGACGCCGAGGGCAAGGTGTCGATCGTGGCGCAGGTGCCCGAGACGCTGGTGAAGCGGGGCCTGAAGGCGGGCGACTGGGTCCGCGAAGCGTCCGCCGCGGTCGGGGGCAAGGGCGGCGGGCGTCCCGACGCGGCCCAGGGCGGCGGGACGGACCCCTCGAAATCGCTTGACGCCGTGGCGAACGCCCGTACATTCGCTGCGTCGAAGGTTTCGTGA
- a CDS encoding fumarylacetoacetate hydrolase family protein has protein sequence MAYDIVPADPRRGSVLAVRLPSGDDLPLTCLLGVGRNYADHAKERGAEAPTRPMIFLKYPGCLARSGERIVIPRACSDAATGGAMSATGQVDFEGELAVILGEPARDVPESRALDAVLGYCAANDVSARWWQKEGSGGQFSRGKSFDTFCPLGPVVTPRERVRDPQALTIVTTVNGEEMQRGSTSDMLFPVATLIAELSRGATLLPGTVILTGTPAGVGAGRNPPRFLRAGDEVRVSITGEGADLGTLTSPVVSE, from the coding sequence ATGGCTTACGACATCGTCCCCGCCGATCCCCGACGCGGATCAGTCCTCGCGGTCCGTCTGCCCTCGGGCGACGACCTGCCCCTGACCTGCCTGCTCGGGGTCGGTCGGAACTACGCCGATCACGCGAAGGAGCGCGGCGCCGAGGCGCCCACGCGCCCGATGATCTTCCTGAAATACCCCGGGTGCCTCGCGCGGAGCGGCGAGCGGATCGTGATCCCTCGCGCGTGCTCCGACGCCGCGACCGGCGGCGCGATGAGCGCGACCGGGCAGGTCGATTTCGAGGGCGAGCTGGCGGTGATCCTGGGCGAGCCGGCGCGCGATGTGCCGGAGTCGCGCGCGCTCGACGCGGTGCTGGGCTATTGCGCCGCGAACGATGTCTCGGCGCGCTGGTGGCAGAAAGAGGGCTCGGGAGGCCAGTTCAGCCGGGGCAAGTCGTTCGACACCTTCTGCCCGCTGGGGCCCGTCGTGACGCCGCGCGAGCGAGTGCGCGACCCTCAGGCGCTCACGATCGTCACCACGGTCAACGGCGAGGAGATGCAGCGGGGCAGCACCTCCGACATGCTCTTCCCCGTCGCGACGCTGATCGCCGAGCTGTCGCGAGGCGCCACGCTGCTCCCGGGGACGGTGATCCTGACCGGCACGCCTGCCGGCGTGGGCGCCGGGCGGAACCCGCCCCGGTTCCTGCGAGCCGGCGACGAGGTGCGTGTGTCGATCACGGGCGAGGGCGCGGACCTGGGGACGCTGACCAGTCCCGTGGTTTCCGAGTGA